Proteins encoded together in one Styela clava chromosome 12, kaStyClav1.hap1.2, whole genome shotgun sequence window:
- the LOC120337843 gene encoding uncharacterized protein LOC120337843, with translation MKEAGVIDDKLAKSILPKDPKPGRLRLQPKIHKENHPSRPIISTNGTATEKLSAYVDYKLTPLMCKRVIPSYIRDSMDFLNHLQKIKTIGQESLLVSMDVVSLYTNIPHNDGIEAMEKYLNRFSEDKQEIPWIAKAANLVLTNNNFVFDDQHYLQIQGTAMGTKLAPKYANIFMANLESNLLDKTPLKPQYYCRFIDDCFLIWTHGKEKLSEFVTLANSLHPTIKFTFECSTNWITFLDVKVHIINNKLETEIFSKETDSHQYLSPSSCHPKHVTKNIPKSLFIRIRRTCSTNELFDKHAKIMKTYLTKRNYKENLVEDAIQSAKKLDRKLLLIPKTETKKETLLSFITNYHPTQPNLRKIFSDYQYILDNNDRLKEIFPKPPRLAYRKCPTLRDKLVRAKLKPETPVKKNPGFFKCGRKSCSTCQYSEERKIATNKQKTAEIRIRQKVTCNSENVIYLISCKKCGMQYIGETGRHLKYRITEHIRSIKTQNKDLVVGAHFSQPGHSLKDLSVIGIEKLFHDHIYRKNKESHYIHLFGTHEPQGMNIKEV, from the coding sequence ATGAAGGAAGCTGGAGTAATAGACGATAAATTAGCTAAATCAATCCTCCCAAAAGACCCCAAACCAGGTCGCCTACGCCTCCAACCCAAGATACACAAAGAAAATCACCCTAGTCGTCCCATAATATCAACGAATGGCACAGCAACAGAAAAACTTTCGGCCTATGTAGATTATAAACTGACTCCGCTCATGTGTAAAAGAGTTATACCCTCATATATTCGAGACAGCATGGATTTCTTAAATCATttacaaaaaatcaaaacaataggACAGGAATCTTTACTAGTGAGTATGGACGTAGTCTCCCTCTACACAAACATCCCCCACAACGATGGCATAGAAGCAATGGAAAAATACCTCAACAGATTCAGCGAAGACAAACAAGAAATCCCCTGGATAGCAAAAGCAGCCAACTTAGTCCTGACAAACAACAACTTCGTTTTTGACGACCAACATTACCTTCAAATTCAGGGAACTGCGATGGGAACAAAATTGGCACCCAAGTATGCGAACATTTTTATGGCAAACCTGGAATCCAATTTATTAGACAAAACCCCTTTAAAACCACAGTACTATTGCCGCTTTATTGATGATTGTTTTCTTATATGGACACATGGCAAAGAGAAACTATCAGAATTTGTTACCTTAGCAAATTCTTTACATCCAACAATCAAATTTACATTCGAATGCTCAACAAACTGGATTACGTTTTTGGATGTTAAGGTTCATATCATTAACAACAAATTGGAAACGGAAATCTTCAGCAAAGAAACCGACTCGCACCAGTATCTTTCGCCATCGTCCTGCCACCCTAAACATGTCactaaaaatattccaaaaagtCTATTCATCAGAATAAGAAGAACCTGTTCAACAAATGAGCTCTTTGataaacatgcaaaaataatgaaaacataccTCACGAAGAGAAACTACAAAGAAAATTTGGTTGAAGATGCAATACAATCTGCAAAAAAACTCGACAGAAAACTCCTTTTAATCCCAAAAACTGAAACCAAAAAAGAAACTTTGCTTTCCTTCATCACAAACTATCACCCGACCCAACCAAAccttcgaaaaatattttcagattacCAATACATTTTAGATAACAACGATAGACTAAAAGAAATTTTCCCAAAACCACCAAGATTAGCCTATCGTAAATGCCCCACACTAAGGGACAAATTAGTCAGAGCAAAATTGAAACCAGAAACTCCCGTTAAAAAGAATCCAGGCTTTTTCAAATGTGGCAGAAAATCGTGCAGTACCTGCCAATATTCCGAAGAAAggaaaattgcaacaaacaaacaaaagacAGCAGAAATAAGGATTCGTCAAAAAGTTACATGCAACTCGGAAAATGTAATCTACCTGATAAGCTGCAAAAAGTGTGGCATGCAATACATAGGAGAAACGGGAAGACATTTAAAATACCGAATAACTGAGCATATTAGAAGTATAAAAACCCAAAACAAAGATCTGGTTGTTGGCGCCCATTTCAGTCAACCGGGACATTCACTTAAAGATTTGAGTGTCATTggcattgaaaaactatttcatGACCACATTTATCGAAAGAACAAGGAATCCCATTACATTCATCTTTTCGGGACACACGAGCCACAAGGGATGAATATTAAGGAAGTTtag